CCCATCCCCGCCCTTTCTTAAGCTTTTAGGTAGATGAATCATTCTTTTAGGGTGAGTAGAAATTAATTATCAACCTAAAAGCGGGTAAATTTATGACTACTGGTAACGGACATTCTCAAGAGCCTATTAGCAACCTAGAGTATGATTTTATTACCGTGTTGCAGAACAAAGCCCAAGCAGTTAAAGCTTACGAACATTACATCAAAGATGCACAGGAAGTTAACTCTCAGCCCTGTATAGAATTGTTCCAAAAATTGCGGCAATCTGAAATTGAGCAAACACAAGAGATTCGCCACCATCTGCAACAAGTAATGCAACACGGTAAAATGTAAAGTTGCTGATCGAGAAATAGCAAGCAGTATTTGCTATCAGCTAGGCTGACTCTGGGCTGCTTGCTGGACTTGTTCCATACTCAAATCCAAAGCTTGTGCGATTTGTTCTACACTTAAACCCAATGCCAATAATCGGGGTACAGCTTCTAATTTAGCTTGTAGCTGACCTTCTTGGCGACCTTCTTGGCGACCTTCTTGGCGACCTTCTTGGCGACCTTCTTGGCGACCTTCTTGGCGACCTTCTTGCAAGCCGTCCTGCTTAATAGATTGATACATCCTCGTTTTTTTGAATTCCTCATCAATACCCAACATTGCTGTCAACTCCTCTCTGCTAAGTCTTGTAAATTTGTACAACAGGATAGTTTCTATTAATTCTACAATTTGCTTTTTGGTCTTTTCATCTGTCAGTTCGCTTCTAGCCTGCAAGATTAATTGTCTACCCCGATCAACTGCTGTCTCTTCGCTTTCTATAATTAATTGCACAATTGCCAGTTGCATTGAGTTTTCACCCACTGAACCTAACTCATCTAAATAAATGCGTTGGACCTGGGGACTGTCTAGCAATAAGCGATAGGGTATTTGGTCATCTGGGTCTAAATTACGTTGAGGATAGATGACCACAGCACGCCAAAAGTTAACAGATGGGTTTTGGCGCAAGTAAAGAAATATTTCAGCAAAGAACCGTCTATAAAAATTGGTGTCTAGCTGAAACTGGACTTCAGCAAAGTAAAGGGGTTGATGTGTGCTTTGATTTGTGGGAATGAAAACACCATCAATACGGAACGCAGTGTCTTTGAGTTCAACAGACACGAACTCATAAGCGTTGGAATTGTCAGATGTTTCTCCAATAATGGCAAAAAATATACTGGGGAAAGCCTGGAATAAGTTATAGAAAATTTTGTCGGTTTGCACGCTGGTGTTGACGGAGATTAAATTCTTTATTTAAAAAAATATCAAAAAATGGCGATCGCTTATATTTTCGTTTAACGGGACTTCTCTTCACCCCGCTTTCCTAAAGCATTTTAAGTCCAAATTAGTGGCAACTTGTATTAGCAGGATTTTGCATATTCCTTTGGGTATATTTTAAATAAAATTAGCTTATAAAGAGCTAAAATAAGCATTTATTATGTAAAAGCAAAGGCTGGCGTGAATTTAAGCGTTGTAACTCCCGTTCTTTAGGGATAACATGGAAAAGAATTCCGTATCGGCTTTTTATAGTGCATTTGGGGACAGTTATTTTATGGAAATTCAGTTAATCAATATCGGGTTCGGTAACATCGTTTCTGCCAATCGAGTAGTAGCCATTGTTAGTCCAGAATCGGCTCCGATTAAGCGGATCATAACCGATGCAAGAGACAGAGGTCAGCTAATTGATGCAACTTACGGTCGCCGGACTAGGGCTGTAATTATCACTGATTCTAGCCACGTAATTCTGTCGGCGATTCAACCGGAAACGGTAGCGAATCGCTTTGTGGTTTCCCGTGAGCATCAGAATGTAGATAATTAACTAGGGGTGGGTCAAAAGCCCTATCCTTTTGGCACCATATAGCAGTACCATGTGAAATAGACGATTTTTCTGTCACCCGTGCTACAAATTCTTTAGTCAATAGTTGCTTGGGCAACGAACATAAGACTAATGGCTAATGAATAATGTCTATTGATAATTCACAGGTTTAGCGGATGATGCAAGTTCTACCCATCCAGATTGGTGCCACTACTCAAGAATCCCCGCCTCTAGGTAGGCTAATCGTTCTCACCGGCCCTAGTGGGGTCGGTAAAGGAACTTTATTGCGATCGCTCTTGCAGCGTCATCCGGATCTATATTATTCTGTATCCGCGACGACGCGCTCTCCCCGCCCTGGGGAAGTAAATGGGAAACATTATTACTTTATTGCTCGCAGCAAGTTTGAACAATTGGTTGCTCAAGGCGAATTCTTGGAATGGGCGGAATTTGCTGGTAATTATTACGGCACCCCTCGTGAAGCTGTACTTAACCAGGTTCAGTCTGGCAAGTTAGTGGTGCTAGAAATTGAACTAGAAGGTGCAAGACAAATTTGCACTTCCTTTCCTGACGCCCTGACCATTTTTATTTTGCCGCCTTCCTTTAATGAATTGGAAAAACGGATACGTGGTCGCGGACAAGACTCCGAAGAAGCGATCGCCCGTCGTCTAAATCTTGCCCAGGAAGAAATAAACGCTGCAAATGAATTTAATCTTCAAATCGTGAATGACGATTTTGAAACCGCGTTAAATACAATCGAGGCAGCTTTATTTGCATAATTGGGCTGGGGAACTGCAACTGCTGAAAATGAGCAGGAAATAACTAAGGACACATAGAAAGAACTATGGCTTTCTGCGTGTATTTTCCTCTAATAACCCGTTAGGAGGAGGGAGTCAAGAGTTTCCTCACTCCCTACTCCTAACAACTAATTAACCTACCAGACCTTGAATTAGTCCTAGATTAATAGTCAAAAAGTAAGCGACTAGCGCACCACCAATACCACCAATTAAGAAAGCACTGGCGAAATTATTCCAGCCTTCTTTGGAGGTAAAAGCATCCGGAGTATTGGGTACAGTAACACTGGCAAGTGCTTTAGGAGGATTGCTGTTGGCATACAAGGATAGGCACGCGGTGAGAACCACAACCAAACCGATGCTTCCCAATAAGCCAGCTAAATTAGCGCTAGATGTATCCCGCAGGGGACCCAATTTAGCAAACGGACCAAACAGCAAGTAACCGTGAGCTTGGCCAATCTCCAGTCCCCGTCTGAAAGGAGTTAAACCAGGGCGATAGGCAGGTAAGTTATTAATGAACCACTTCACAAAGGGAGAAGAATTAACTGGAGTTTCCAGGTTACCTATCTGGGGATTTCCTCCTGCTGGAAACACAACTTCCCGATTTCTGGGGTCGCTGGCGAGGTTTTTTGATGCATTTACTGCTTGCGCCATATTTTATGTTCGCCTCTAACTCTAAATTAGAATGTCTGATTATCTATTTGAGTGTTGGCTTTAACTAAATTAAGCCAAGGGGCATAATTACATTATTTAAGCACAAAACCACACACTCAAATTGCTAAAATCCAGCTTGCAATTGCTTACAAGGGGTGGAAAAGCAGATCGGGGAAAAAGCGGTTAAATTCAATCAAAATACCCGCTGTAATTGTCAACCAGATGGTAGTGATCACAGGTGCTGTGGTCAGAAACTTCACAAAATGAGATGTTTGGTCGCCTTTGTCTGCCATAGAATTAGTCTCCAAAACAAGTGAATGGGTTAAACAGAATTAGTTAGCGTGGGGAAACAGTGATTTCTGAATCCTTGGCTGTTAATTCGCCGGACAAGAATTCCTTGACAGCTGCTACTGGCCAAGCAAAGCCTGTAGCGATGATTGGTAACGCCACAGCCAGATCGATTTGAATTTCTTTTTGTTCGGTGTCAGATCCTTTCTGGATAGCTTGCAGATAGGCGCGACCTACCCAACCAATCCAACCAGTAATATACAGAAACAGAATGCTGGGAATGAGGAAGTCTCCAGCACGATCAAGACGACCATCAACAATCAAGTGAGGATAACCCTCAGGTCCGCACAGCGCCTGAGAATAACGTTCAAATCGCTTTTTACCACCTTCGGGATCAGCGGTAGTGTTCCGGGCATTTGCTGCCAATTCCTGAAATGCAGGAGAGTCTTTACAAGGTACAAGGTCAGCTCCCAGGGCTTTTGCTTCTGGGGCAAAGTTGAACCAAAGACTCACAGCTAACAGCAAAGCAAACAATCGTCTCATGAAGTTGTTTCCTTTTATTACAAAACAAAAAGTTTTTTGTACAAAACGAAGCGGCTTGTACAATCTTTAATTTGCATAACTAGGAAGTCATCATACTCTTGGGCGGGAACCGAGTAAAGTTTAAGTAAATAAAAGTTAAAGCTTCTCAAACAATTCCCTCTCCAGTAGCCAGTGCTAATTCATGGGCTAGAGTATAAAAAATGCCTAATGTATGATTTCTTACCCCACTATGGGTGTAAGTCCTTCCGCCCCTACTCACTCCTAACTCCTAACTCATTTAACAACTGACAATGCCAACCGTTTTAGCGATAGAGACTAGTTGTGATGAAACTGCTGTAGCGATTGTTAACAATCGACAAGTGTATAGCAGCCTGATAGCTTCACAAATTCCCATCCATCAGCAGTATGGCGGAGTAGTGCCAGAAGTCGCCTCGCGCCAGCACTTGGAAACAATCAATGAGTTAATCGCCCAAGCCTTGGAACAGAGCCATATAGGCTGGGATCACATTCATGGCATAGCAGCCACCTGTGCCCCAGGACTAGTAGGAGCGCTGTTAGTGGGGTTAACCGCAGCCAAAACCTTAGCGATGGTACATAAAAAGCCGTTTTTGGGAGTTCACCACCTCGAAGGTCACATTTACGCAACTTACTTGAGTGAACCGAATTTAAATCCCCCTTTTCTTAGCTTACTGGTTTCCGGCGGACATACAAGCTTGATTTACGTCAAGGATTGTGGTATATACGAAACCCTAGGTCAAACCCGTGATGATGCTGCAGGCGAAGCCTTTGATAAAGTAGCGCGGTTGTTAAAACTGGGATACCCCGGTGGTCCAGTAATTGACAGACTGGCACAACAAGGAAATCCCCAAGCCTTCACCCTGCCATTGGGCAAAGTTTCCCTACCCAGTGGGGGATATCATCCCTATGATGGGAGTTTTAGCGGCTTAAAGACAGCAGTGCTGCGTTTAGTGCAGCAATTAGAGAAAGAACAGGGAGAAGTGCCGATCGCTGATTTAGCAGCCAGCTTCCAAGAAACCGTAGCGCGATCGCTCACCAAAAAGGCGATCGCCTGTGCCCTCGATTATGGTTTAGACACCATTACGGTTGGTGGTGGGGTAGCCGCTAACAGTGGACTAAGAAAACATTTACAAATAGCAGCAACGCAGCATAACCTCCGAGTCATCTTCCCACCCCTCAAATTTTGTACCGATAACGCCGCCATGATCGCCTGCGCCGCCGCAGAACATCTTTCCCTAGGTCATACCTCTGGTCTAGACCTAGGCGTTGAATCTAGACTATCCCTGACCCAGGTGATGAAGTTATATCAATCTGACAAATGACAACTGACAATTGCGCGAACATGACGAGCAACGGCATCGGGTTGTTCTAACATTGCCAAGTGTCCACAATCAGGAATTTCAATCACATTGTCGCCAGAATATTGAAAAAGTGGGTGAAAGCTAGCTAAATGGCGAACATACTTCGGTTCCATCACCTTGTCTTGGGCACCAGCCAAAAAATAAACTGGTTGCTTAAGTTGAGAGACTAGTTCAGGTAAGCGGTTAATTTCTTCCTCAGTCGTCGAGTCTAGGAGCGTTCCCAGAGCAGCTTCAGGGTCAGCCACGACAAAATCAATCACTCGCTGACGCGCCCAAGAGCGCTCTAGCGGATGTACCACACTAGCTCTGGTAAACAGCAAATCAATCCAAGGTATTTGAGAAAGCCAGCGAGGTCGCACTTGTAAAAATCTCTGCCCCGCCGAACGAAACTGCTCAAACGCTTCTTTAAGATAAATGCCACCCCCAGCATTGATACAGATGACTCCCTTAACACAATCAGGCATCTGAGCCGCCGCCTTGAGGGCAATTGTACCTCCCAAGGAGTGCCCAATCAGCCAAGCACTGGTAATATTCATCTGTTGCAGCAGCAAAGCTAAATCCTGAGCATAGGCAGCTGGAGTATAAACAGAATCGAAGGGTGAACCAACTGCACTACTCGAACTGCGATTTAGTTGGACAGAACTTTCTCCCAGACTAAAATCGGTTTCTGGTTGGGACTGAGATTCACCAAAACCCCGTAAATCATACGATAGGCACTGTAAATCTACTGACAGACGGGAAATCACAGGCTGCCAGTATCCACGGCTATTGAGCCAACCGTGGATAAAAACTAAAGCATGGGGGTATGACGTGGGAGCCGTTAGCTCGTATGCGTGTGGAACGCCCAAGATTTCTATGGTTGCCATACCTATATCGTACCCTCAAGGGTGGGTCTGACTCAATACTGCGTAGGATTTGCAGGGGAGGCAGGGGAAGCAGGGGAGGCAAAACTCAACGCCAGCCTCCATTTCTCCCCCTGCTCCAAGAGCTTGCCTCAACCAAGAAATTCCAAAACCTACGCAGTATTGGGGTCTGACTAAATACAGTCACTCCAAACTCCTCACTTTTTTTATTTCCCCAACAACCGTTGTCGCACTCCTTCAGCAATTTTGTGCCCCAGGTATTCAGGAATGAGACTTTCATTTGGTCCCAATAAGTAAAGAATTAACCTTGTACGTCCTCGCCAAACCAGCAAATTAGCATTGACTACTAGCAGGTCTTCCTGCCAGATGGCGTACATCACTTTGTAAAATATTCCTGGTTGATTATCAGCTTCAATTACTAAGGCAGGAAGATGAAAGACTGGATCGACATAGAACTCTGTCTGTACCTGTTCTAAGCCAGCATCAAGATTGAATTCGACTGCCAACATCTCTTCTACCTCAAATCGCCCTCCTAGCGCCTCACGAATGGCGCGACAAACGTTTTCTGCGGTTTTCTCGGTCAAGGCTTTGCTACCACGAGATACCAACAGTTTGATAAACACTAGCATTGGCGGTCGAATCTGACCGTATAGACTTAAACCGTGGATAGTTAGCCCGTAAGCCGCCAGGACACCAAAAATATCGCTGAGGAGAAAAGACTGGTTGCGGTAGGCAAAATGCAGGGCACTTTTGCTACCTTCCGGTTTCAGCTCGATCACCGCGCGTCTGGTTTTATAGAGGCGATAGGCTAGGCGTAAATTTTGCAGTTGAATCTCACTGCTGACAAATTGCTCATAAAACTGGGGAAAGGCTCGGTTAAAGCGCTTTAGAAGTTCCAGTGTCGAAGATTTTAAACCAGAAGCCATCGTTCGGGGTAAGACTCGCTTGCTTTGTTGAACCTAAAGCTCAAGATGGTGTTAAAAACATTCAATCAATTTATCCTCAAAAATGGTAAAATGGTTATTCATACTAGACTAAAGACTGTTGCGTTGTCTTAAACAGGTGAAAAACATCTTAATTGCTACTCATAAACCAACAGGACTTACGCGGCGAGGCTATTCCTGGGCATTGGGCATTGGGCATTGGGCATTGGTTAATTTTTCGGTCTCTATGCCCCATACCCCATGCCCAATCCAAACCCTTGATTTTTCCTAACTCATGCGTAAGTCCTAACCAAGTGGAACCAAAAAAGAAACACTCACCTTGAATGAGCGAGTGTTTGAATGTGGTAACTGCGGCTTGATGATTGACCGAGATTTAAACGCAGCAATCAATTTGAGTCAAGCTGTCAGTTAGACAGTTTTAGCCTGTGGACTGGTTAACGCCGACGTTGCCAGAATGTTCGCTCTTAGCGTTCCCGGAGGGTAGCAGGAAGTAAGCATCAAACTACATAACATGAGTAGATTTGTCTATTTGTGAGTAGTTATGAATAGGTCTTATGTAACGGTATGTCAAAACAAAATGCTAAAGTTGAAAGGAAGTTCTGGCGGCATTGAGAAATGCACCAGAAGCCTACACCCTATTTGGTACTCCAAATCGGTGTAGGTAGTTCACTTATACTACCCGAACCACGTCGGCATGGGTTTTTGGAAAACTTGGTTTAGTACTTCTGACTCTACAGCGACCACTAGAACAACTCCCCTGGAAGAACATACGGGCGAAGTTGGAGGTAAATCTCGCTCCAGCGATCCCTCGGATGCAGCGCGGAGCGCAGAGCGCATCGTTTTCAGCACAGAGCGAGATATCGATCTGTATGAATTAGAGGAACTCTGTGATGCAGTTGGTTGGTCGCGTCGTCCTCTGAGAAAAGTAAAAAAAGCCATTGAGCATAGTTTTCTCGTGGCCACAATGTGGCAAGTGCGAGGAAATCAAAGGCGGCTGATTGGTTTTGCCCGTGCTACCTCAGATCATGCTTTTAATGCCACTATTTGGGATGTGGTGGTTCACCCAGACTTTCAAGGTAAAGGACTGGGTAAGGCGCTGATGAAATATGTCCTGAAAAAATTGAGAAGTGAAGAAATTAGCAATGTCACTCTTTTCGCTGACCCCCATGTGGTAGATTTCTATCGGACTATGGGTTTCATGGCCGATCCAGAAGGAATAAAAGGCATGTTTTGGTATCCTCACTAATCCTCGATCCAAATAAAATGCCTGGTTACGCAAGAGCCAAAAAATCTGATATACTTGTTTAAGTCAACCAAGATTTTGCTAAATCAACCCAAATTTTATTTTCTATATCTTGGCTGGTAGATTCCAAGGAAGTTATGTTAAGATTAAAACCAATCTACTAAAAAGTAGATTGATTGCGCCGGGATGTAGCGCAGCTTGGTAGCGCGCCTGCTTTGGGAGCAGGATGCCGCAGGTTCAAATCCTGTCATCCCGATTTCAAATTGTAATACAGCATCAAGATCCAATTTGATCATAAATTTGGGTCTAAAACCCCGTACTTCTATTAGTCCACCACAGAAACTTTGCTGGGTATAGGTTTTTCAGAGAATTTGAAAATCTGCTTTAGCTGGTAAAGTTACCTTGGTGGACTAATAGGACGGGTTTATGTATTATGTGCTAACATACGACAGTTGTAAATCCTGTCGCTAATGATTGTATAAGAGTTCAAAGTAAAGGAAAAGGAAAAGCACTATGGTGCTATTGATGAGGCTATCCTTACATCTGAATTTATTCAAAATAAGTGTTTAGGCTATTGGATGGATAACAAGGATGTCGGTAGATATGACCTCAATAAATATTGTCCGGTACTGGATCTTGAATTAAACTCAATGGCTCGACAATCTGCTGCCCAAAGGTCAACCAATTTTGGATTTTAGATTGACGATAGCGTAGCGTAAAGCCTACGGCATAGCTTGGCTTAGAGCGACGTAGGAGCGTCTTTTAGATTTTTCCACCCACTAGGGGTCTGCAAGGTACCCCAAAAATCTAAAATCCAAAACTTGTACTGAGCGTTCGCGCAGCGTCCCGCAGGGAAGTCGTTGGCGTAGCCTCTGTCTACGACACGCACTCGCGTTCGTAGAGAAGTATCCAAAATCCAAAATCCAAAATTCGGAGGGTCAAGGTCTGCAATAGCTCTGTTTTACAAAAATTGTAACAAAAAGATTAGCGACAAAAAAGGTTTTCCTCCCTTAATTTATTAGTTTAATGACTCAATTGCCATCTCTAAACTTGGCGATCGCTCGTCTGATAAATACTGGTACTGATAACTTCGCGATTTGGGTGGTGAAGGCGCCTTATCCCAGCGGCTATGTTCTACATGATTGTATCTGGCCTGTAGAACTGTCTCAAATTTGGCTAGAATGGCAACAGATGTTTGCTGGTCAGACTCCTTTAGATATTTTCCCTGGTTCAACGCCTCAAAAGACAAACCCACCACTGATAAATTGGATTGTACCTCCTTCAGGGCAGCCAACTAGTTACAGTAGTCGTCTGATGCAATACTTGGGAATAACTCTCTGGCGCTGGTTATTTGACGGACAAATTCTTGGGAGTCTGGA
The Gloeotrichia echinulata CP02 DNA segment above includes these coding regions:
- a CDS encoding Rpn family recombination-promoting nuclease/putative transposase; translation: MQTDKIFYNLFQAFPSIFFAIIGETSDNSNAYEFVSVELKDTAFRIDGVFIPTNQSTHQPLYFAEVQFQLDTNFYRRFFAEIFLYLRQNPSVNFWRAVVIYPQRNLDPDDQIPYRLLLDSPQVQRIYLDELGSVGENSMQLAIVQLIIESEETAVDRGRQLILQARSELTDEKTKKQIVELIETILLYKFTRLSREELTAMLGIDEEFKKTRMYQSIKQDGLQEGRQEGRQEGRQEGRQEGRQEGRQEGQLQAKLEAVPRLLALGLSVEQIAQALDLSMEQVQQAAQSQPS
- a CDS encoding DUF370 domain-containing protein, with protein sequence MEIQLINIGFGNIVSANRVVAIVSPESAPIKRIITDARDRGQLIDATYGRRTRAVIITDSSHVILSAIQPETVANRFVVSREHQNVDN
- the gmk gene encoding guanylate kinase; the protein is MMQVLPIQIGATTQESPPLGRLIVLTGPSGVGKGTLLRSLLQRHPDLYYSVSATTRSPRPGEVNGKHYYFIARSKFEQLVAQGEFLEWAEFAGNYYGTPREAVLNQVQSGKLVVLEIELEGARQICTSFPDALTIFILPPSFNELEKRIRGRGQDSEEAIARRLNLAQEEINAANEFNLQIVNDDFETALNTIEAALFA
- a CDS encoding photosystem I reaction center protein subunit XI; the encoded protein is MAQAVNASKNLASDPRNREVVFPAGGNPQIGNLETPVNSSPFVKWFINNLPAYRPGLTPFRRGLEIGQAHGYLLFGPFAKLGPLRDTSSANLAGLLGSIGLVVVLTACLSLYANSNPPKALASVTVPNTPDAFTSKEGWNNFASAFLIGGIGGALVAYFLTINLGLIQGLVG
- the psaJ gene encoding photosystem I reaction center subunit IX; amino-acid sequence: MADKGDQTSHFVKFLTTAPVITTIWLTITAGILIEFNRFFPDLLFHPL
- a CDS encoding Photosystem I reaction center subunit III codes for the protein MRRLFALLLAVSLWFNFAPEAKALGADLVPCKDSPAFQELAANARNTTADPEGGKKRFERYSQALCGPEGYPHLIVDGRLDRAGDFLIPSILFLYITGWIGWVGRAYLQAIQKGSDTEQKEIQIDLAVALPIIATGFAWPVAAVKEFLSGELTAKDSEITVSPR
- the tsaD gene encoding tRNA (adenosine(37)-N6)-threonylcarbamoyltransferase complex transferase subunit TsaD, with product MPTVLAIETSCDETAVAIVNNRQVYSSLIASQIPIHQQYGGVVPEVASRQHLETINELIAQALEQSHIGWDHIHGIAATCAPGLVGALLVGLTAAKTLAMVHKKPFLGVHHLEGHIYATYLSEPNLNPPFLSLLVSGGHTSLIYVKDCGIYETLGQTRDDAAGEAFDKVARLLKLGYPGGPVIDRLAQQGNPQAFTLPLGKVSLPSGGYHPYDGSFSGLKTAVLRLVQQLEKEQGEVPIADLAASFQETVARSLTKKAIACALDYGLDTITVGGGVAANSGLRKHLQIAATQHNLRVIFPPLKFCTDNAAMIACAAAEHLSLGHTSGLDLGVESRLSLTQVMKLYQSDK
- a CDS encoding alpha/beta hydrolase codes for the protein MATIEILGVPHAYELTAPTSYPHALVFIHGWLNSRGYWQPVISRLSVDLQCLSYDLRGFGESQSQPETDFSLGESSVQLNRSSSSAVGSPFDSVYTPAAYAQDLALLLQQMNITSAWLIGHSLGGTIALKAAAQMPDCVKGVICINAGGGIYLKEAFEQFRSAGQRFLQVRPRWLSQIPWIDLLFTRASVVHPLERSWARQRVIDFVVADPEAALGTLLDSTTEEEINRLPELVSQLKQPVYFLAGAQDKVMEPKYVRHLASFHPLFQYSGDNVIEIPDCGHLAMLEQPDAVARHVRAIVSCHLSD
- a CDS encoding GNAT family N-acetyltransferase, whose amino-acid sequence is MGFWKTWFSTSDSTATTRTTPLEEHTGEVGGKSRSSDPSDAARSAERIVFSTERDIDLYELEELCDAVGWSRRPLRKVKKAIEHSFLVATMWQVRGNQRRLIGFARATSDHAFNATIWDVVVHPDFQGKGLGKALMKYVLKKLRSEEISNVTLFADPHVVDFYRTMGFMADPEGIKGMFWYPH